One part of the Vicia villosa cultivar HV-30 ecotype Madison, WI linkage group LG6, Vvil1.0, whole genome shotgun sequence genome encodes these proteins:
- the LOC131613260 gene encoding uncharacterized protein LOC131613260, which yields MDRSWMQKNRSSEEYKKGVLEFLTFAETNLPKSNGRFHCPCAKCVNIAPLNANIVWDHLIVNGICQNSTKWIWHGELSDAPMASLREEFDIEASDYLEEMIRDIGQDSFQRAHVHDTLCNDNKVPLYPDCKNFTRLSAVLRLFNLKAINSWTDKSFTQLLELLKEMLPDENTLPDRVYDAKKILCPMGMEYKKIHACPNDCILYWKDNEEKEKCPKCMTSRYKKKGDDESCDVTTKGPPAKVLWYLPIIPRFKRLFANLNDAKNIRWHAEERNCDGKIRHPADSLQWKKVDTLFPDFGNEPRNLRLGLSTDGMNPYGSLSSNHTSWPVLLIIYNLSPWLCMKRKHIMLSMMISGPKQPGNDIDVYLSPLIDDLRKLWDEGIDVFDSFSNETFKLRAMLFCTINDFPAYGNLSGYKVKGHKACPICEKDTCYHQLEKGKKTVYLGHRRFLKRNHPYRRLKKAFNGYQEYKVAPKALTGEEVYHRVRNISVSFGKKQKKVTNSNIWKKRSVFFDLPYWSSLDVRHCIDVMHVEKNVCDSVIGTLLNIQGKTKDGLNSRLDIWLI from the coding sequence atggatcgtagttggatgcaAAAAAACCGCTCAAGTGAAGAGTATAAAAAAGGAGTGTTAGAGTTTTTGACATTTGCCGAAACTAATCTTCCCAAAAGTAATGGACGATTTCATTGTCCTTGTGCTAAGTGTGTGAATATTGCACCTTTAAATGCTAACATCGTATGGGATCATCTTATAGTCAATGGGATTTGTCAAAATTCTACGAAGTGGATATGGCACGGTGAATTGTCTGATGCGCCAATGGCCTCCCTGAGAGAAGAGTTTGATATAGAGGCGAGTGATTATCTAGAAGAAATGATTCGTGATATTGGACAAGACTCTTTTCAACGAGCACACGTACACGATACTCTTTGCAATGACAACAAAGTTCCTTTGTATCCAGATTGTAAAAACTTCACACGATTGTCGGCCGTGCTGAGATTATTCAATTTGAAGGCAATTAATAGTTGGACCGATAAAAGCTTCACACAATTGCTTGAGTTGTTGAAGGAAATGCTTCCAGATGAAAACACGTTGCCGGACCGGGTGTATGATGCAAAAAAGATATTATGTCCTATGGGTATGGAGTATAAGAAAATACATGCATGCCCCAATGATTGCATATTGTACTGGAAAGataatgaagagaaagaaaagtgTCCCAAGTGTATGACATCACGATATAAAAAGAAAGGTGATGATGAAAGTTGTGATGTAACCACAAAGGGTCCTCCAGCAAAGGTGTTATGGTACCTTCCAATTATTCCGAGGTTTAAGCGATTGTTTGCGAACTTAAATGATGCGAAGAATATTAGATGGCATGCAGAAGAGAGGAATTGTGATGGAAAAATTCGGCATCCGGCCGATTCTTTGCAATGGAAGAAGGTTGATACCTTATTTCCTGACTTCGGCAATGAACCAAGAAACCTTAGGCTTGGACTTTCTACAGATGGAATGAATCCATATGGCAGTTTAAGTAGTAATCATACTTCATGGCCTGTTCTATTGATTATTTACAACTTATCTCCTTGGTTGTGCATGAAGAGGAAACACATTATGTTATCTATGATGATTTCGGGACCGAAACAACCTGGAAATGACATAGATGTCTATCTAAGTCCCTTAATTGATGACTTAAGAAAGTTGTGGGATGAAGGAATTGATGTGTTTGATAGTTTTTCAAATGAAACTTTCAAATTGCGTGCCATGTTATTTTGCACCATCAATGACTTTCCAGCTTATGGTAACTTGTCTGGTTACAAAGTTAAGGGGCATAAAGCATGCCCTATATGTGAAAAAGATACTTGCTACCATcagttggagaagggaaagaagactgTTTATCTTGGACATCGAAGATTTCTTAAACGTAACCACCCATATCGAAGATTAAAAAAGGCTTTTAATGGATATCAAGAGTATAAGGTTGCCCCGAAGGCCTTAACTGGAGAAGAAGTCTATCACCGGGTGAGGAACATAAGTGTTAGttttggaaaaaaacaaaaaaaagttacAAATAGTAATATATGGAAGAAGAGGTCCGTGTTCTTTGACCTTCCATATTGGTCTAGTCTTGATGTAAGACATTGTATTGATGTAATGCACGTGGAGAAAAATGTGTGTGATAGTGTAATTGGAACACTTCTCAACATTCAAGGTAAGACAAAGGATGGTTTAAACTCTCGTTTAGATATATGGTTAATATGA
- the LOC131611282 gene encoding chorismate mutase 1, chloroplastic-like: protein MARAENEYTLDSVRQALVRQEDTIVFGLIERAKFPFNFHTYDKNYLQSPGFCGSLIEFVVQHSETVQAKAGRYENPEENPFFPENLWPSLVPSYPFTKVIHYNRYDFLIFTAHINFRIHSSTCLKRF, encoded by the exons ATGGCCAGAGCAGAGAATGAATACACTCTTGATTCAGTGAGGCAGGCTTTGGTTAGACAAGAAGATACAATTGTTTTTGGTCTCATTGAAAGAGCCAAGTTCCCTTTCAATTTCCATACCTATGATAAGAATTACCTTCAAAGCCCTGGTTTTTGTGGCTCATTGATTGAGTTTGTTGTCCAGCATTCCGAAACTGTTCAAGCTAAG GCCGGAAGATACGAAAACCCGGAAGAGAATCCTTTCTTTCCAGAAAATTTATGGCCATCACTTGTGCCATCTTACCCTTTCACAAAGGTAATTCATTATAACAGATATGATTTTCTGATTTTCACAGCTCATATAAATTTTAGAATCCACTCAAGCACGTGCCTGAAGAGATTTTAG